A window of Deinococcus cellulosilyticus NBRC 106333 = KACC 11606 contains these coding sequences:
- a CDS encoding alpha/beta fold hydrolase, which yields MNGSSLERNPFPASIPVVFLHGAGITSWMWQDLISGLPWMEAFTPDYGTFQPDFTIEHTAHDLLRQLQQRFQGRRVHLVGHSLGGAVTLKMLELAPERFLSVVVSGSTVLPMGSMALLFPVMEWSLPLNQTPMMLALAARAMQVPPHHRAAFFKDQKSMTKKAFRQIMKEASNFRLSEGLKTCTVPVLAVAGSKEVEVNRKSAKAIQQHLPQALGGEISGGHHVWFAQKPQLFREVLEHWFRTKEVLSNPEIRPLSGNPGRLSLE from the coding sequence ATGAACGGTTCTTCTCTTGAAAGAAATCCTTTCCCAGCCTCCATTCCTGTGGTGTTTCTGCATGGAGCAGGCATCACCTCCTGGATGTGGCAGGACCTGATCTCTGGTCTCCCCTGGATGGAGGCTTTCACCCCGGATTACGGGACGTTCCAGCCTGATTTCACCATTGAACATACCGCGCATGACCTGCTCAGGCAGCTCCAGCAGCGGTTTCAGGGAAGGAGAGTTCATCTGGTTGGGCATTCGCTGGGAGGTGCTGTGACCCTGAAAATGCTGGAACTGGCTCCTGAGCGTTTTCTGTCTGTGGTGGTCAGTGGAAGCACCGTCCTGCCAATGGGCAGCATGGCCTTGCTCTTTCCAGTGATGGAATGGTCCTTGCCCCTGAACCAGACCCCTATGATGCTGGCACTTGCAGCCAGGGCCATGCAGGTGCCTCCCCATCACCGGGCAGCTTTTTTCAAGGACCAGAAAAGCATGACGAAAAAGGCCTTCAGGCAGATCATGAAAGAGGCTTCAAACTTCAGGCTCTCAGAGGGACTGAAAACCTGCACTGTGCCAGTTTTGGCCGTGGCAGGCAGCAAAGAAGTGGAAGTCAACCGCAAAAGTGCAAAAGCCATCCAGCAACACCTGCCCCAGGCTCTGGGAGGTGAAATCTCAGGGGGGCATCACGTGTGGTTTGCCCAGAAACCCCAACTTTTCAGGGAGGTGCTGGAACACTGGTTCAGAACAAAAGAAGTCCTGTCAAACCCCGAAATCCGACCCCTCTCTGGAAATCCAGGGCGGCTCAGTCTGGAATGA
- a CDS encoding ArsR family transcriptional regulator, with product MDRTLTLHRQEAADALLKPETQRLLAPFVQQPMTAHEAAEMLGMETNALLYPIKRLTALGLLEVTEHRRRAGRPMKVYRATAQVYFVPFASTSEVTLASYLGAAEEQVSAFMRHQMEHLLLQHHQDWGLRFVPGPTGQLHARLALNAETDLDLQPETAVMLNFVHPYLQLDHQDALNLQQEVLEVFQRYTQIRGAQRYVWRLGLLPVVNPDVQI from the coding sequence TTGGATAGAACGCTGACCCTGCACCGTCAGGAGGCCGCAGATGCCCTGCTCAAACCTGAAACCCAGCGTCTGCTGGCCCCTTTTGTTCAGCAGCCCATGACTGCCCATGAAGCAGCAGAAATGCTGGGCATGGAAACCAACGCTCTGCTTTATCCCATAAAGAGGCTCACAGCTCTGGGCCTTCTGGAAGTGACAGAGCACAGACGGCGTGCAGGACGGCCCATGAAAGTGTACCGGGCCACAGCTCAGGTCTACTTTGTTCCTTTCGCTTCCACCAGTGAAGTCACCCTGGCCTCTTATCTGGGCGCTGCAGAAGAGCAGGTCAGCGCATTCATGCGGCACCAGATGGAACATCTGCTTTTGCAGCACCATCAGGACTGGGGGCTCCGGTTCGTTCCTGGCCCCACCGGACAGTTGCATGCCCGACTTGCCCTGAATGCCGAGACAGATCTGGACCTCCAGCCCGAAACGGCTGTGATGCTCAATTTCGTCCATCCCTACCTGCAACTGGACCACCAGGACGCGCTCAACCTGCAACAGGAAGTTCTGGAGGTCTTTCAGCGGTACACTCAGATCAGGGGAGCCCAGCGTTACGTCTGGCGGCTGGGATTGTTGCCTGTGGTTAACCCGGATGTTCAGATTTGA
- a CDS encoding GAF and HD-GYP domain-containing protein — protein sequence MLSNPVVLRADGEVMQAPAGWTLPADLEAWVNAFREGTQLQATHGLWKLYRLIDQSVLLVQDQEMMERWNRFLQEIFQYTSESEILDCTARFLQEGLRFTLMDSQIISPLYTETLDPSRTFSVALDEQRTQVWEMQGEHWSLLPELSEHISKALYRQHVFQRYLNALYYFQELQVSITDHLEWHETLKLVLYYTREALQADAAVFFLYDKGTETLELIDTIGHRTPTDYGYRIHRTYGLAGIVLKEMKTQVINHLDPDSFDLPSKEFLLREGFTGYVGTPLTVKGELLGILEVFHRGTLRPNAWWLSFFELLASHLAISVYQQALMRELRHTNQQLIRTYDATLEGWVRALDLRDKETEGHSKRVMESSMRLAKHMGIEGQDLEHIRRGALLHDIGKLGIPDEILHKPGKLTSHEFEIIKQHPVWAHAMLRDIEYLQKDLDIPYYHHEKWDGTGYPFGLEGEQIPLAARIFSVVDVWDAMTSDRPYRKGMPEEDVMKHIQNQSGRHFDPQVVQAFVEMMGKKP from the coding sequence ATGCTGTCAAATCCGGTGGTGCTCCGTGCAGATGGAGAGGTGATGCAGGCACCCGCAGGCTGGACCCTTCCAGCGGATCTTGAAGCGTGGGTCAATGCCTTCCGGGAAGGCACCCAGTTGCAGGCCACACATGGCCTGTGGAAACTCTACCGCCTGATTGATCAGTCTGTGCTGCTGGTGCAGGACCAGGAGATGATGGAACGCTGGAACCGATTTCTGCAGGAGATCTTCCAGTACACCAGTGAATCCGAGATTCTGGACTGCACGGCCCGCTTCCTGCAGGAGGGCCTGCGTTTTACCCTGATGGACAGCCAGATCATTTCTCCGCTGTACACTGAGACCCTTGACCCTTCCAGAACTTTCTCTGTTGCTCTTGATGAACAGCGCACCCAGGTGTGGGAAATGCAGGGGGAACACTGGAGCCTGCTGCCCGAACTCTCGGAGCACATCAGCAAGGCCCTGTACCGCCAGCATGTCTTCCAGCGCTACCTGAACGCCCTGTATTACTTCCAGGAGTTGCAGGTCAGCATCACCGACCATCTGGAATGGCACGAAACCCTCAAACTGGTGCTGTACTACACCCGTGAAGCCCTGCAGGCAGATGCCGCCGTATTTTTCCTCTACGACAAGGGCACTGAGACCCTGGAACTCATCGACACCATTGGGCACCGCACCCCCACAGACTACGGGTACCGCATCCACCGCACTTACGGTCTTGCCGGAATTGTGCTCAAAGAAATGAAAACCCAGGTCATCAACCACCTGGACCCGGACAGTTTCGATCTTCCTTCAAAGGAGTTTCTTTTGAGAGAAGGATTCACCGGCTATGTGGGCACACCTTTGACGGTCAAAGGGGAACTGCTGGGCATTCTGGAGGTCTTTCACAGGGGCACCCTCAGACCCAACGCATGGTGGCTGTCCTTCTTTGAACTGCTCGCCTCCCATCTGGCGATTTCGGTGTACCAGCAGGCCCTGATGCGGGAACTCAGGCACACCAACCAGCAACTGATTCGCACCTATGACGCCACACTTGAAGGCTGGGTGCGGGCACTGGACCTCAGGGACAAGGAAACCGAGGGCCACTCCAAAAGGGTGATGGAAAGCAGCATGCGCCTCGCAAAGCACATGGGGATTGAAGGTCAGGACCTTGAGCACATCCGCAGAGGTGCTTTGCTCCACGACATCGGCAAACTGGGCATCCCCGATGAGATCCTGCACAAACCAGGGAAACTCACCAGCCATGAATTCGAGATCATCAAGCAGCATCCGGTCTGGGCGCATGCCATGCTGCGAGACATTGAGTACCTGCAAAAAGACCTCGACATTCCGTATTACCACCACGAAAAATGGGACGGCACAGGTTATCCCTTTGGCCTCGAAGGCGAGCAGATCCCACTGGCAGCCCGGATTTTCTCTGTGGTGGATGTGTGGGACGCCATGACCAGTGACCGCCCCTACCGCAAAGGCATGCCAGAAGAGGACGTGATGAAACACATCCAGAACCAGTCGGGGCGGCATTTTGATCCTCAGGTGGTGCAGGCTTTCGTGGAGATGATGGGAAAGAAACCTTAA
- the sufC gene encoding Fe-S cluster assembly ATPase SufC, with protein MTHQLEIRDLHVSVGDKKILNGVNLIVPKGELHAIMGPNGNGKSTLAKVLIGDPEYTVESGEILLDGENILEMEPDERARKGLFLAFQYPVEIPGVTIANFLRLAMQARKAEGEEVGFMEFYQKLTHALEVLEWPESVVERYLNEGFSGGEKKRNEILQMLMLEPEYIIMDETDSGLDVDALKIVAKGVNSMRGENLGGLIITHYQRLLDYIVPDKVHVIVNGRVVESGGPELAKKLDTEGYDWVKELAGA; from the coding sequence ATGACCCATCAACTCGAAATCCGTGACTTACACGTCTCTGTCGGCGACAAGAAAATCCTCAACGGCGTGAACCTCATTGTTCCCAAAGGCGAACTGCACGCCATCATGGGGCCCAACGGCAACGGCAAAAGCACCCTTGCCAAAGTCCTGATCGGGGACCCCGAGTACACCGTCGAGTCCGGCGAGATCCTGCTGGACGGCGAGAACATCCTGGAAATGGAACCCGACGAGCGTGCCCGCAAAGGCCTGTTCCTGGCGTTCCAGTACCCCGTGGAAATCCCCGGTGTGACCATCGCCAACTTCCTGCGTCTGGCCATGCAGGCCCGCAAGGCGGAAGGGGAAGAAGTGGGCTTCATGGAGTTCTACCAGAAATTGACCCACGCCCTCGAAGTGCTTGAATGGCCCGAGAGCGTCGTGGAGCGTTACCTCAACGAAGGCTTCTCCGGCGGTGAGAAGAAGCGCAACGAGATTCTGCAGATGCTGATGCTCGAACCCGAGTACATCATCATGGATGAAACCGACTCCGGTCTCGACGTGGACGCCCTCAAAATCGTGGCCAAAGGTGTGAACAGCATGCGCGGCGAAAACCTCGGTGGCCTGATCATCACCCACTACCAGCGTCTGCTGGATTACATCGTCCCTGACAAGGTTCACGTGATTGTGAATGGCCGCGTTGTGGAATCCGGTGGCCCTGAGCTTGCCAAGAAGCTCGACACCGAAGGCTACGACTGGGTCAAAGAGCTGGCAGGCGCGTAA
- a CDS encoding NADPH-dependent FMN reductase has translation MARVILISTSLDPESKGRMLARWMQEHASGTLDFEWLDYGDHPLPDFDNDQIFNHPNTHFWREKILGAEGIILMFPVYNWSICANLKKLIETVGTHYPELGRTAVWFDKIITFVSVGGLHHSYMSYSSAAMSLMLDFKCIINPYMVYARSADIEHGDILETAGGHELKARIRKTLTVKKELLDRLANRQYQSTWEV, from the coding sequence ATGGCAAGAGTGATCCTCATCTCCACCAGTCTTGATCCAGAGAGCAAAGGAAGAATGCTTGCTCGCTGGATGCAGGAACATGCTTCTGGCACCCTGGATTTTGAATGGCTGGATTACGGGGACCACCCGCTTCCCGATTTCGACAACGACCAGATTTTCAACCACCCGAACACCCATTTCTGGCGCGAGAAGATTCTGGGCGCAGAGGGGATCATCCTGATGTTTCCGGTGTACAACTGGAGCATCTGTGCGAACCTCAAGAAACTGATCGAAACGGTGGGCACCCATTATCCAGAACTGGGACGCACTGCGGTGTGGTTTGACAAGATCATCACCTTTGTGAGCGTCGGAGGACTGCACCACAGTTACATGTCCTATTCTTCTGCCGCGATGTCCCTCATGCTGGATTTCAAGTGCATCATCAATCCGTACATGGTGTATGCCAGAAGTGCGGACATCGAGCACGGAGACATTCTGGAGACCGCTGGAGGCCATGAGCTGAAAGCCCGCATCCGTAAGACCCTGACCGTGAAAAAAGAACTGCTGGACAGGCTGGCAAATCGACAGTATCAGTCTACGTGGGAAGTCTAG